One Leclercia pneumoniae genomic region harbors:
- the murE gene encoding UDP-N-acetylmuramoyl-L-alanyl-D-glutamate--2,6-diaminopimelate ligase — protein MADRNLRDLLAPWVPNAPERALREMVLDSRVAASGDLFVAVVGHQADGRRYIPQAIAQGVAAIIAEAKDEATDGEIREMHGVPVIFLSQLNERLSALAGRFYHEPSEQLRLIGVTGTNGKTTTTQLMAQWAQLLGETGAVMGTVGNGLLGKVIPTENTTGSAVDVQHVLAGLAGQGATFAAMEVSSHGLVQHRVAALKFAASVFTNLSRDHLDYHGDMENYEAAKWLLYSTHHCGQAIINADDEVGRRWLAKLPDAVAVSMEDHINPNCHGRWLKATEVNYHDSGATIRFVSSWGEGEIESRLMGAFNVSNLLLALATLLALGYPLAELLKTSARLQPVCGRMEVFSAPGKPTVVVDYAHTPDALEKALQAARLHCAGKLWCVFGCGGDRDKGKRPLMGAIAEEFADIPVVTDDNPRTEEPRAIINDILAGMLDAGRARVVEGRAEAVTNAIMQAGENDVVLLAGKGHEDYQIVGTNRLDYSDRVTAARLLGVVA, from the coding sequence GTGGCAGATCGTAATTTGCGCGACCTTCTTGCTCCATGGGTGCCAAACGCACCGGAGCGAGCACTGCGGGAGATGGTACTCGACAGCCGTGTGGCTGCATCGGGCGATCTCTTTGTAGCGGTGGTCGGTCATCAGGCGGACGGGCGTCGGTATATCCCGCAGGCGATTGCGCAAGGTGTAGCTGCCATTATTGCTGAGGCAAAAGATGAGGCGACCGACGGTGAAATCCGTGAAATGCACGGCGTGCCGGTAATCTTTCTCAGCCAGCTGAATGAGCGTCTCTCTGCACTGGCAGGGCGTTTTTATCATGAACCGTCTGAACAACTGCGTCTTATTGGCGTAACCGGTACGAACGGCAAAACCACCACCACGCAGCTTATGGCGCAGTGGGCGCAATTGCTGGGCGAGACCGGTGCGGTGATGGGCACCGTAGGCAATGGTTTGCTGGGCAAAGTGATCCCGACAGAAAACACCACCGGCTCTGCGGTTGACGTCCAGCACGTGCTGGCGGGTCTGGCAGGGCAGGGGGCAACCTTCGCTGCGATGGAAGTCTCTTCTCACGGGCTGGTTCAACATCGTGTGGCGGCGCTGAAGTTTGCCGCCTCGGTGTTCACCAACCTGAGCCGCGATCACCTCGATTATCACGGTGATATGGAAAATTACGAGGCCGCGAAATGGCTGCTCTATTCCACTCACCACTGCGGTCAGGCGATCATTAATGCCGACGATGAAGTCGGCCGCCGCTGGCTGGCTAAGCTGCCGGACGCCGTTGCCGTGTCGATGGAAGACCATATCAACCCGAACTGTCATGGCCGCTGGCTAAAAGCCACGGAAGTGAACTACCACGACAGCGGTGCAACCATCCGTTTCGTCTCCTCCTGGGGCGAAGGCGAAATTGAAAGCCGTCTGATGGGGGCGTTTAACGTTAGCAATCTGCTACTGGCGCTGGCAACGCTGCTGGCACTGGGTTACCCACTCGCAGAACTGCTGAAAACCTCAGCTCGCCTGCAGCCGGTATGTGGCCGCATGGAAGTCTTTAGCGCACCGGGTAAACCGACCGTAGTGGTTGATTATGCCCACACTCCGGACGCACTGGAGAAGGCGCTGCAGGCAGCTCGTCTGCACTGTGCCGGCAAACTCTGGTGCGTGTTTGGCTGTGGCGGCGATCGTGATAAAGGCAAACGTCCGTTGATGGGCGCCATCGCGGAAGAGTTTGCAGACATTCCGGTCGTGACGGATGACAACCCACGTACCGAAGAGCCGCGCGCCATCATTAACGATATCCTGGCCGGGATGCTGGACGCCGGACGTGCTCGCGTTGTTGAAGGGCGCGCCGAAGCGGTCACTAACGCCATTATGCAGGCCGGTGAAAACGACGTGGTCTTGTTGGCGGGTAAAGGGCACGAAGATTATCAGATCGTGGGGACCAACCGTCTGGACTACTCCGATCGCGTGACCGCAGCGCGTCTGCTGGGGGTCGTAGCATGA
- the murF gene encoding UDP-N-acetylmuramoyl-tripeptide--D-alanyl-D-alanine ligase, producing MISVSLSQLAGILHGELQGQDLTCDAVTTDTRKITPGCLFVALKGERFDAHDFADQAKEAGAGALLVSRKLNVDLPQVVVKDTRQAFGELAAWVRQQVPTRIVALTGSSGKTSVKEMTAAILSQCGNTLYTAGNLNNDIGVPMTLLRLTPEHEYAVIELGANHQGEIAWTVSLTKPEAALVNNLAAAHLEGFGSLEGVAKAKGEIYTGLPQNGIAIMNADNNDQLNWKSVIGDRKTWRFSPNAANSDFTATNIHVTSHGTEFTLQTPTGSTDVLLPLPGRHNIANALAATALAMAVGAPLSAIKTGLANLTAVPGRLFPVPLGENKLLLDDSYNANVGSMTAAVQVLSEMPGYRVLVVGDMAELGDESVACHRQVGEAAKASGIDRVLSTGALSQTLSEASGAGEHFADKAALITRLKALIQEKQIITVLVKGSRSAAMEDVVRVLQENGTC from the coding sequence ATGATTAGCGTATCGCTAAGCCAACTCGCCGGCATTTTGCACGGTGAACTGCAGGGACAGGATCTGACCTGTGATGCGGTAACAACGGACACCCGTAAAATCACCCCAGGGTGCCTGTTTGTGGCGCTGAAGGGCGAGCGTTTTGACGCTCATGATTTTGCCGATCAAGCCAAAGAGGCCGGCGCTGGCGCACTGTTAGTGAGTCGTAAGCTGAATGTCGATTTGCCCCAGGTGGTGGTGAAAGATACCCGCCAGGCGTTTGGTGAACTGGCGGCATGGGTGCGCCAACAGGTCCCTACGCGGATCGTGGCGCTGACCGGTTCATCCGGTAAAACTTCGGTTAAAGAGATGACCGCGGCCATTTTGAGCCAATGCGGTAACACCCTCTACACTGCCGGGAACCTGAATAATGACATCGGTGTGCCGATGACTCTGCTGCGTCTGACGCCAGAGCATGAGTATGCCGTGATTGAGCTTGGCGCTAACCACCAGGGAGAAATCGCCTGGACCGTCAGCCTGACTAAACCGGAGGCGGCGTTAGTCAATAATCTGGCGGCCGCTCACCTCGAAGGGTTTGGCTCGCTCGAAGGCGTGGCGAAAGCGAAGGGCGAAATCTATACCGGTCTGCCGCAGAACGGTATCGCCATCATGAACGCCGATAATAACGACCAGTTGAACTGGAAGAGCGTGATTGGCGATCGCAAAACCTGGCGATTTTCACCGAATGCTGCCAACAGCGACTTTACGGCAACCAATATCCATGTGACCTCGCACGGTACAGAGTTCACCTTACAAACGCCAACCGGCAGCACGGACGTTCTGCTGCCGTTGCCGGGGCGCCATAACATCGCCAACGCGCTGGCCGCGACGGCGCTGGCCATGGCGGTCGGTGCTCCCCTGAGCGCTATCAAAACCGGACTGGCAAATTTGACCGCGGTACCAGGTCGTCTGTTCCCGGTCCCACTGGGTGAAAACAAACTGCTGCTGGACGACTCCTATAACGCCAACGTCGGGTCGATGACCGCTGCGGTTCAGGTGCTGTCCGAAATGCCGGGCTACCGCGTGCTGGTGGTCGGTGACATGGCAGAGCTGGGTGATGAAAGCGTAGCGTGTCACCGCCAGGTGGGGGAAGCAGCGAAAGCTTCAGGTATTGATCGCGTGTTAAGCACCGGAGCATTAAGCCAGACACTTAGTGAGGCAAGCGGCGCAGGTGAGCACTTTGCTGACAAAGCCGCCCTGATCACCCGCCTGAAGGCGTTGATTCAGGAAAAACAAATCATCACCGTTTTGGTGAAAGGTTCACGTAGCGCAGCCATGGAAGACGTTGTGCGCGTATTACAGGAGAATGGGACATGTTAG
- the mraY gene encoding phospho-N-acetylmuramoyl-pentapeptide-transferase: MLVWLAEHLVKYYSGFNVFSYLTFRAIVSLLTALFISLWMGPRMIAHLQKLSFGQVVRNDGPESHFSKRGTPTMGGIMILTAIVVSVLLWAYPSNPYVWCVLVVLVGYGIIGFVDDYRKVVRKDTKGLIARWKYFWMSVIALGVAFALYLAGKDTPATELVVPFFKDVMPQLGIFYILLAYFVIVGTGNAVNLTDGLDGLAIMPTVFVAGGFALVAWATGNMNFANYLHIPYLRHAGELVIVCTAIVGAGLGFLWFNTYPAQVFMGDVGSLALGGALGIIAVLLRQEFLLVIMGGVFVVETLSVILQVGSFKLRGQRIFRMAPIHHHYELKGWPEPRVIVRFWIISLMLVLIGLATLKVR; the protein is encoded by the coding sequence ATGTTAGTTTGGCTGGCCGAACATTTGGTCAAATATTATTCAGGCTTTAACGTCTTTTCTTATCTGACGTTTCGCGCCATTGTCAGCCTGCTGACTGCGTTGTTCATCTCTTTATGGATGGGCCCGCGCATGATTGCCCATCTGCAAAAGCTCTCTTTCGGCCAGGTTGTCCGTAACGATGGTCCGGAATCACACTTCAGCAAACGTGGTACGCCAACCATGGGCGGCATCATGATTCTGACGGCGATCGTCGTTTCCGTGCTGTTGTGGGCCTACCCGTCTAACCCCTATGTCTGGTGTGTGCTGGTTGTGCTGGTGGGCTACGGGATTATTGGTTTTGTCGATGATTACCGCAAAGTGGTACGCAAAGATACCAAAGGGCTGATAGCCCGCTGGAAATACTTCTGGATGTCGGTGATTGCGCTGGGCGTGGCATTCGCGCTCTACCTGGCCGGCAAAGATACCCCGGCCACCGAGCTGGTGGTGCCGTTCTTCAAGGATGTGATGCCACAGCTGGGGATCTTCTACATCCTGCTGGCTTACTTCGTCATTGTGGGTACCGGTAATGCGGTGAACCTGACCGATGGTCTGGACGGCCTGGCTATTATGCCGACTGTCTTCGTGGCTGGCGGGTTTGCGCTGGTGGCGTGGGCAACCGGGAATATGAACTTCGCGAACTACCTGCACATTCCTTATCTGCGTCATGCCGGCGAGCTGGTGATTGTCTGTACGGCGATTGTGGGCGCGGGGCTCGGATTCTTGTGGTTCAACACCTATCCGGCGCAGGTCTTTATGGGTGACGTCGGTTCGCTGGCGCTGGGTGGTGCACTGGGCATTATCGCCGTGCTGCTGCGTCAGGAGTTCTTGCTGGTGATCATGGGAGGGGTGTTCGTGGTTGAAACCCTGTCAGTGATTTTGCAGGTGGGCTCCTTCAAGCTGCGCGGTCAGCGCATCTTCCGTATGGCGCCGATTCACCATCACTATGAATTGAAAGGCTGGCCGGAGCCGCGCGTGATTGTGCGCTTCTGGATTATTTCGCTGATGCTGGTGCTGATTGGCCTGGCAACGCTGAAGGTACGTTAA